A part of Halobacillus shinanisalinarum genomic DNA contains:
- a CDS encoding ABC-F family ATP-binding cassette domain-containing protein, whose amino-acid sequence MILMQLNQLTKRFGAELILSNIKLEVQMHDRIAIVGRNGAGKSTLLKMMAGEMSHDSGDIFKPKDVTMEYLAQNTGLDSEKSIWNEMEGVFAELKRLESELRKMEADMADPARMEDQTAYQRLLSSYDEKQDYFKRSGGYQYEAEIKAVLNGLNFHDFDWSTPITSLSGGQKTRLALGKLLLTKPDILILDEPTNHLDIETLSWLEGYLQGYEGAVVIVSHDRYFLDEIVKTVYEIAHQGSKKFNGNYSDYLKKKEADYELELKHFEKQQSEIKRMEEFVQKNIVRATTSKRAQSRRKQLEKMDKLDKPKADQQSAKFSFQVEKKSGNDVLKLSDLAFQYEPGSPLLFNHLSVNLQRGDSVALVGPNGVGKTTLLKTIIGELQTTGGTIMLGTNVQIGYYDQEQTKLHSKKTVLYELWDEYPLKNEKDIRTILGNFLFSGEDVLKPVSALSGGEKARLSLAKLMMQEANFLILDEPTNHLDLDSKEVLESALIDYPGTILFVSHDRYFINKIATQVVEMHPEETRTFLGDYDYYVQKKQDEIELQQLEEAEAVGQKINIEEPQVKNSFEQDKADKREERKRQRRITEIEQEIETIESKIEEIEALLCDPEIFQDHEKSLELTESNQTHQQQIETLMEEWETLHE is encoded by the coding sequence ATGATTCTCATGCAACTGAATCAATTAACAAAGCGTTTTGGGGCTGAGTTAATTTTATCGAATATTAAACTAGAAGTACAAATGCACGATCGAATTGCCATCGTTGGGCGAAATGGAGCGGGCAAAAGTACCCTCCTGAAAATGATGGCTGGTGAAATGAGCCATGATTCTGGTGATATTTTTAAACCCAAAGATGTCACTATGGAATATTTAGCACAGAATACCGGACTAGATTCCGAGAAATCTATATGGAACGAGATGGAAGGTGTGTTTGCTGAGCTGAAACGCTTGGAGAGTGAATTGCGTAAAATGGAAGCAGACATGGCCGATCCGGCACGTATGGAAGACCAGACAGCTTATCAGAGGCTGCTATCAAGTTATGATGAAAAACAGGACTACTTCAAGCGATCTGGCGGCTATCAATATGAAGCGGAGATTAAAGCTGTGCTCAATGGCCTGAACTTCCACGACTTCGATTGGAGTACACCCATTACTTCATTAAGTGGTGGACAAAAAACGCGGCTTGCCCTCGGTAAACTGCTTTTGACAAAGCCTGATATTCTCATTCTTGACGAACCGACCAACCACCTGGATATCGAGACACTTTCTTGGTTAGAAGGTTATCTGCAAGGCTATGAAGGGGCCGTCGTCATCGTTTCCCACGACCGCTATTTCTTAGATGAAATTGTTAAAACTGTTTACGAAATTGCTCACCAGGGATCGAAGAAATTTAACGGCAACTATAGTGATTATTTAAAGAAGAAAGAAGCCGATTACGAACTTGAATTAAAGCATTTTGAAAAACAACAATCTGAAATTAAACGAATGGAAGAGTTTGTTCAAAAAAATATTGTTCGTGCCACAACCAGTAAACGTGCACAAAGCCGTAGAAAGCAGCTTGAGAAAATGGACAAGCTCGACAAACCGAAAGCGGACCAACAATCCGCTAAATTCAGTTTCCAGGTTGAGAAGAAGAGCGGAAATGATGTACTGAAACTGAGCGACCTTGCATTTCAGTATGAACCTGGCTCCCCGCTATTATTTAATCATTTATCTGTAAATTTACAGCGAGGCGATTCCGTTGCCTTAGTCGGTCCAAATGGTGTGGGAAAGACAACACTGCTAAAAACAATCATTGGTGAGTTACAGACGACTGGTGGAACGATCATGCTAGGAACGAACGTCCAAATCGGCTACTACGATCAAGAACAAACAAAGCTGCATTCAAAAAAGACAGTGTTGTATGAACTTTGGGATGAGTATCCACTTAAGAACGAGAAAGATATAAGGACGATCCTCGGTAATTTCCTTTTCTCAGGAGAGGATGTGCTGAAGCCCGTCTCTGCTCTTAGCGGTGGAGAAAAGGCGCGTCTGTCGCTTGCCAAATTGATGATGCAGGAAGCCAATTTTCTTATCCTTGATGAACCAACGAACCATTTGGATCTTGATAGCAAGGAAGTACTTGAATCTGCACTCATTGACTATCCGGGAACAATCCTGTTCGTTTCCCATGACCGTTATTTTATTAACAAAATTGCTACTCAAGTCGTGGAAATGCATCCAGAAGAAACGCGTACATTCCTTGGGGACTATGATTACTATGTTCAAAAGAAACAAGACGAAATAGAGCTCCAGCAGCTTGAAGAAGCCGAAGCAGTAGGGCAAAAGATCAATATCGAAGAACCACAGGTAAAGAATAGCTTTGAACAAGATAAAGCGGATAAACGGGAAGAGCGAAAACGTCAGCGACGAATCACGGAAATCGAACAAGAAATCGAGACCATCGAAAGTAAGATTGAAGAAATCGAAGCATTACTCTGTGACCCTGAGATCTTTCAAGACCATGAAAAGTCACTTGAGCTAACCGAAAGCAACCAAACCCATCAACAACAAATCGAAACCCTCATGGAAGAATGGGAAACCCTGCATGAATAA
- a CDS encoding redox-sensing transcriptional repressor Rex, translating into MDAEHTKIPQATAKRLPLYYRFLNNLHSQGKLRVSSRELSEAVKVDSATIRRDFSYFGALGKKGYGYNVEYLLSFFRKTLDQDETTKVALIGVGNLGTAFLNYNFTKNNNTKIEVAFDASSDRIGEEVGGVPVQHIDDLEKRMDGIGVAILTVPATAAQGIADRLVAAGISGVLNFTPARITVPSNVRVHHIDLAIELQALVYFLKHYPLNEED; encoded by the coding sequence ATGGATGCAGAACATACGAAGATTCCACAAGCAACAGCCAAGCGATTGCCGCTATACTATCGCTTTTTGAATAATTTACATAGCCAGGGGAAGCTCCGAGTTTCTTCAAGGGAACTGAGTGAAGCTGTGAAAGTAGATTCAGCTACGATCCGCCGCGATTTTTCCTATTTCGGAGCCCTTGGGAAAAAAGGCTATGGCTATAATGTAGAATACTTACTTTCCTTCTTTAGAAAGACGCTGGATCAGGATGAAACAACCAAGGTTGCGTTGATTGGTGTTGGAAATCTTGGTACGGCCTTTTTAAACTATAATTTCACAAAAAATAATAATACAAAAATAGAAGTAGCATTTGATGCCAGTAGCGATAGGATAGGGGAAGAAGTAGGAGGTGTGCCGGTTCAGCACATCGATGATTTAGAGAAGCGTATGGACGGAATTGGGGTAGCGATTTTAACCGTTCCTGCTACAGCGGCTCAAGGAATTGCAGATAGGCTGGTAGCGGCAGGGATATCTGGTGTATTAAACTTCACACCTGCCAGAATTACTGTGCCTTCCAATGTCCGGGTGCACCACATTGATCTAGCCATTGAGTTACAAGCACTTGTCTATTTTTTAAAGCATTACCCTTTAAATGAAGAAGACTAA
- the groES gene encoding co-chaperone GroES produces MLKPLGDRIVIELVEEEQTTASGIVLPDSAKEKPQEGKIVAVGAGRVTENGEKIALEVSQGDHVIYSKFAGTEVKYEGNEYLIIRESDILAVVQ; encoded by the coding sequence TTGTTAAAGCCACTAGGTGATCGTATTGTAATTGAATTAGTAGAAGAAGAACAAACTACTGCAAGCGGAATCGTACTTCCCGACTCTGCGAAAGAAAAGCCTCAAGAAGGTAAAATCGTAGCAGTTGGTGCAGGACGAGTAACTGAAAACGGTGAGAAGATTGCACTTGAAGTTTCACAAGGTGATCATGTCATCTATTCTAAGTTTGCAGGTACTGAAGTAAAATATGAAGGCAATGAATACTTAATCATTCGCGAAAGTGATATTTTAGCAGTCGTTCAGTAA
- the tsaB gene encoding tRNA (adenosine(37)-N6)-threonylcarbamoyltransferase complex dimerization subunit type 1 TsaB, producing MNVLAIDTSNYVMGVAVVKEGIVTGELVTNIKKNHSIRLMPAIDQLMSETATKPEDLDRIAVAHGPGSYTGVRIGLTTAKTMAWSLQIPVVGVSSLEAVARQGELFSGYVCPFFDARRGLVYTGLYDSNMEILKAETNILMESWLDQLKGMDEPILFLSQDIGAFEESIKDGLGEKAVIPSAAYHYARPSLVALAGAAKQPVGTHELVPNYLRIPEAEAKWLAQQEKK from the coding sequence ATGAATGTATTAGCGATAGATACATCTAATTATGTGATGGGTGTAGCGGTAGTAAAAGAGGGCATAGTTACGGGAGAGCTTGTAACGAATATAAAGAAAAATCATTCGATACGATTAATGCCTGCGATTGATCAGCTGATGAGTGAAACGGCTACAAAGCCTGAAGATCTTGATCGGATCGCGGTTGCTCACGGCCCAGGATCCTATACTGGTGTACGAATTGGGTTAACGACAGCTAAAACGATGGCGTGGTCACTCCAGATCCCTGTCGTGGGGGTATCAAGTCTTGAAGCTGTGGCTAGGCAAGGTGAGTTGTTCAGCGGTTACGTATGCCCTTTTTTTGATGCAAGGAGAGGGCTTGTGTACACTGGATTGTATGATTCAAATATGGAAATTTTAAAGGCTGAGACAAACATCTTAATGGAATCTTGGCTGGACCAGTTAAAAGGAATGGATGAGCCAATTTTATTTTTAAGTCAGGATATAGGAGCTTTTGAAGAATCTATAAAGGATGGACTTGGAGAGAAGGCGGTTATCCCAAGTGCGGCTTACCATTATGCACGACCATCTTTAGTTGCCTTAGCCGGTGCAGCAAAACAACCGGTAGGAACTCATGAGCTTGTTCCTAACTATTTACGGATACCAGAAGCAGAAGCAAAGTGGCTTGCGCAGCAGGAGAAGAAGTAA
- the moaC gene encoding cyclic pyranopterin monophosphate synthase MoaC yields the protein MSEFTHYNDQGRAKMVDISEKGDTVRTAVAKTSVEVNESIYHKITNQTIAKGDVLAVAQVAGIMAAKKTSEWIPMCHPLSLKGIDVNFDWHVEDTYQLLIEVQVKTKGSTGVEMEALTAASATALTVYDMCKAVDKGMVIGPTYLDEKTGGKSGDYHRED from the coding sequence ATGTCTGAGTTTACTCATTATAATGACCAAGGACGCGCGAAGATGGTCGATATATCTGAAAAAGGCGATACCGTACGTACGGCTGTTGCTAAAACAAGTGTTGAAGTGAATGAGTCGATTTATCATAAAATAACGAATCAAACGATAGCTAAGGGTGATGTGTTAGCTGTCGCACAAGTAGCTGGAATTATGGCAGCTAAAAAAACGTCTGAATGGATTCCTATGTGTCATCCGCTTTCATTAAAAGGGATCGATGTGAACTTTGATTGGCACGTAGAAGATACGTATCAGCTGCTTATCGAAGTTCAAGTGAAAACAAAGGGAAGCACGGGGGTAGAAATGGAAGCGTTAACCGCCGCTTCTGCAACTGCGCTAACCGTGTATGACATGTGTAAAGCAGTAGACAAGGGTATGGTCATCGGTCCGACCTATCTTGACGAGAAAACAGGCGGAAAGAGTGGAGATTACCACAGAGAAGATTGA
- the tsaD gene encoding tRNA (adenosine(37)-N6)-threonylcarbamoyltransferase complex transferase subunit TsaD, producing the protein MSQDQYVLAIETSCDETAVAIIKNERELVANVVASQIESHKRFGGVVPEIASRHHIEQITLTLEEALTESDIELDRIDAIAVTEGPGLVGALLVGVNAAKALAFAKQKPLVGVHHIAGHIYANRLEEEFEFPLLSLVVSGGHTELILMKEHGSFEVIGETRDDAAGEAYDKVARTLKLPYPGGPHIDKLAEEGEVNIEFPRAWLEDGSYDFSFSGLKSAVINKLHNAKQKGEIVNSEDVAASFQESVVDVLSTKAYHAAKEYEVKQIIVAGGVAANQGLRSALHQKFDEEDIDLLIPPLHLCTDNAAMIAAAGAVAFNQGHRSGYDLNANPALSLERYGRRRQ; encoded by the coding sequence ATGAGTCAAGATCAATATGTACTGGCGATTGAAACGAGTTGTGATGAAACGGCTGTAGCGATTATAAAAAATGAGCGTGAGTTAGTGGCGAATGTTGTTGCATCGCAAATTGAAAGTCATAAACGATTTGGAGGCGTTGTACCTGAAATTGCTTCAAGGCACCATATTGAACAAATTACATTGACGCTTGAAGAAGCATTGACGGAATCAGACATTGAATTGGACCGGATCGATGCGATTGCGGTAACAGAAGGACCAGGTCTGGTGGGAGCACTCCTCGTTGGGGTGAATGCGGCTAAAGCATTAGCCTTTGCCAAGCAAAAACCGCTTGTCGGTGTGCATCATATCGCCGGACATATTTATGCGAATCGATTGGAAGAAGAGTTTGAGTTCCCGTTGTTGTCGTTGGTGGTCTCAGGGGGGCACACAGAGCTCATTTTAATGAAGGAGCATGGATCCTTTGAGGTGATTGGTGAAACAAGAGATGATGCGGCAGGGGAAGCGTATGATAAAGTAGCACGGACGTTAAAGCTTCCTTATCCCGGCGGACCTCATATCGATAAATTAGCTGAGGAAGGTGAGGTCAATATAGAATTCCCCCGTGCCTGGCTTGAGGATGGCTCTTATGACTTCAGTTTTAGTGGATTGAAATCGGCAGTTATCAACAAGCTGCACAATGCGAAGCAAAAGGGTGAAATAGTAAATTCTGAAGATGTGGCGGCTAGTTTTCAAGAGAGCGTTGTTGACGTGTTATCCACAAAAGCATATCATGCAGCGAAGGAATACGAAGTGAAACAAATCATTGTGGCTGGCGGTGTAGCTGCGAATCAGGGCTTAAGATCTGCCCTTCACCAAAAGTTTGATGAAGAGGATATTGATCTGTTGATTCCACCCCTCCATTTATGTACAGATAATGCAGCAATGATTGCTGCAGCAGGCGCTGTAGCTTTTAATCAAGGTCACCGATCAGGGTATGATTTAAATGCAAATCCAGCCTTGAGCTTAGAGAGATATGGGCGGCGAAGGCAATAA
- the tsaE gene encoding tRNA (adenosine(37)-N6)-threonylcarbamoyltransferase complex ATPase subunit type 1 TsaE, with product MKSYEWKTDSEENTLFFSEKLAEYLKPGDVLTLEGGLGAGKTTFTKGLAKGLGVTRTVNSPTFTIIKEYMGRIPLYHMDVYRLEDSDEDLGFEEFFDGNGVTVVEWSQFISEYLPKERLEITIEYCSETERTLKLQAHSPHFQKICEEIVR from the coding sequence GTGAAGAGTTATGAATGGAAAACTGATTCAGAAGAGAATACGCTCTTTTTTTCTGAGAAGCTGGCAGAGTACTTAAAACCGGGGGATGTGCTCACTTTAGAGGGAGGCCTCGGTGCTGGCAAGACTACTTTTACTAAAGGGCTTGCAAAAGGGCTTGGGGTTACGCGAACGGTGAACAGTCCTACATTTACGATCATTAAGGAGTACATGGGAAGAATTCCTCTATATCATATGGACGTGTACCGGTTAGAGGATAGTGATGAGGATCTGGGTTTTGAAGAGTTTTTTGATGGCAATGGAGTGACGGTCGTTGAATGGTCTCAATTCATTAGTGAGTATTTGCCAAAGGAGAGACTGGAAATTACCATCGAATACTGTAGTGAAACGGAACGAACATTGAAGCTCCAAGCCCATTCGCCACATTTTCAAAAAATTTGTGAGGAGATAGTCAGATGA
- a CDS encoding CPBP family intramembrane glutamic endopeptidase has translation MPKRYWFIILTYVAAQLSTLVGLPLMLALGLNESDAIAVWSVISFTIATIIILRLLRKDMKQAKMRDDRSGPGKIVLWSILGVFLALFAQGLAALIETEVFGVPAGSENTMSLMEIARQSPLFILLPVVFAPITEEIIFRKIIFGSIYKRSNFFVAVLLSAFIFGAFHFDFKHMLVYFAMGVVFAFLYVKTKSIITPIIAHMAMNSFVVITQFFVSEEEIRRMQEQLQTIFIGGLM, from the coding sequence ATGCCTAAACGATATTGGTTTATTATTCTTACGTATGTGGCTGCACAGCTGTCCACGCTAGTTGGACTGCCACTTATGTTAGCCCTTGGCTTAAATGAATCTGATGCAATTGCTGTATGGTCAGTTATCAGCTTTACCATCGCTACCATTATCATTCTAAGATTGTTAAGAAAAGATATGAAACAAGCCAAAATGCGGGACGACAGGTCAGGACCCGGAAAGATCGTTCTTTGGTCAATTTTAGGTGTATTTCTTGCCCTATTCGCTCAAGGGCTAGCCGCTCTTATTGAAACAGAGGTGTTCGGTGTACCAGCTGGCTCTGAGAATACGATGAGCTTGATGGAAATTGCAAGACAATCCCCATTATTCATCTTATTGCCTGTCGTATTTGCACCAATCACCGAGGAAATCATTTTCCGTAAAATTATTTTTGGTTCGATTTACAAGAGATCCAACTTTTTCGTCGCTGTCCTTCTGTCTGCATTCATATTTGGTGCGTTTCATTTCGACTTTAAACATATGCTCGTCTACTTCGCTATGGGAGTTGTTTTCGCCTTCCTTTATGTGAAGACAAAGAGTATTATTACGCCGATCATTGCCCATATGGCGATGAATTCATTTGTCGTTATCACACAGTTTTTCGTTTCAGAAGAAGAAATTCGCCGAATGCAGGAACAATTGCAGACCATTTTTATTGGAGGCCTTATGTAG
- a CDS encoding DUF4305 domain-containing protein, producing MKISPLFMAFLYFAMGAAFTLIAAYSAEETVWNIRTLLPVLIATFNFAVTVRLVIAYIKIKHANNKK from the coding sequence ATGAAGATTTCTCCTTTGTTTATGGCCTTTCTTTACTTCGCAATGGGGGCAGCATTTACTTTAATTGCTGCCTACTCTGCGGAGGAAACCGTATGGAATATAAGGACTTTGCTTCCTGTACTCATTGCCACTTTTAACTTCGCTGTAACCGTCCGCCTAGTTATTGCTTATATTAAAATAAAACATGCTAACAACAAAAAATAA
- the thiL gene encoding thiamine-phosphate kinase, translated as MDEFSFIDSIKPSNYRQSSLIKGVDDDAAVFRQNTQEVVTAVDTMVDGVHFSRETMAPFYVGYRALAANLSDLAAMGAVPAFYLVSIVISSDWEEHDLREIYRGMSSLADDYQMDMIGGDTVSGKELVLSITVIGYVDRNRARYRTEARSGDVLFVTGTLGDSRAGFECIVTNVDNEYLINRHRLPTPRVIFSKNLNSIDRVALNDVSDGIASESNEIAEASGVDIHIAFSDLPYCMPMADLFPDQYEDWILSGGEDFELLGAVSESEWGTVQKAAERSGIAVTKIGLVTESKEKTGRVYLSKKGQTSLLKKSGYTHLQEGRD; from the coding sequence ATGGATGAGTTTTCTTTTATAGATTCAATTAAGCCTTCAAACTACAGACAGTCATCACTTATTAAGGGTGTGGATGATGATGCAGCTGTGTTTCGGCAAAATACGCAAGAAGTTGTGACAGCTGTGGACACAATGGTGGATGGGGTTCATTTTTCACGTGAGACGATGGCACCTTTTTATGTTGGATACCGTGCGTTGGCTGCTAATTTGAGTGATTTGGCTGCCATGGGGGCTGTGCCTGCCTTTTATCTAGTTTCAATTGTGATCTCTTCTGATTGGGAGGAACATGATTTAAGGGAGATTTATCGTGGGATGTCTTCTTTAGCTGATGATTATCAGATGGATATGATTGGTGGAGATACGGTATCTGGTAAGGAACTGGTGCTCTCGATTACTGTGATCGGTTATGTTGATAGAAACAGGGCAAGGTATCGTACAGAGGCCCGTTCTGGTGATGTTCTTTTCGTTACTGGTACGTTAGGTGATTCAAGGGCTGGTTTTGAATGTATTGTTACAAATGTGGATAATGAATATTTGATAAATCGACATCGTTTGCCAACTCCGAGGGTTATTTTTTCGAAGAACTTGAATTCAATTGACAGAGTCGCTCTGAATGATGTTAGTGATGGAATTGCTAGTGAGTCAAATGAAATCGCTGAGGCATCGGGTGTGGATATACATATCGCGTTTAGTGATCTTCCATATTGCATGCCCATGGCAGACCTTTTTCCGGACCAATATGAGGATTGGATATTGTCTGGCGGTGAAGACTTTGAGTTATTAGGGGCTGTTTCTGAAAGTGAGTGGGGGACGGTTCAGAAAGCTGCTGAACGGTCAGGTATTGCAGTAACGAAAATAGGGCTTGTAACTGAGTCTAAGGAGAAAACTGGCCGTGTTTATTTGTCTAAAAAGGGACAAACTTCGTTGTTGAAAAAGTCAGGTTACACACATTTGCAAGAAGGTCGTGATTAA
- a CDS encoding MDR family MFS transporter produces MRKLPHKWLVVVSVLFGTFTVILNNSMLNPTLPRFIDIFSSNAVAVGWILTIFMVSMGMTMPLTGYFGDRFGKKKVYMVGLCIFIIGSLCGVFSQTLGMIIFSRAIQGMAGGLMMPIAMALIFNSFPRNERGLAVGVYGVAAMVAPAIGPTVGGFIIQFLDWPWLFAFNIPFGLIGLILSSKFLERTETDPTKRFDYIGFLIITLGIGSILYALGRGRSVDTLVDPLNIVLVTGGLAALVLFVFYENRQEDPLLNLTVFKVPTYTVSILVTSSASIGLFSGIFLLPLLIQNVYGLSEVMTGLLFLPAAVASGVFMSIGGRLLDKKGPKYVVPPGLAIMAAATIGLGMLQLSTPYWLILALNTIRGLGMGMGNMPATTSGMNAIPESLVAQGSAMNNIIRQISSSLGIVFFSIYYEVRRAQIATAPDIDMQAATLQTLNEAFLVSAGVLILAIPFSFILKGVQEDKQFKRA; encoded by the coding sequence ATGAGGAAGCTGCCGCACAAGTGGTTAGTTGTAGTATCCGTACTATTTGGAACCTTTACTGTCATTTTAAATAACAGTATGCTTAATCCTACGTTGCCAAGGTTTATTGATATTTTCAGTTCTAATGCCGTGGCTGTAGGTTGGATATTGACCATTTTTATGGTTTCCATGGGAATGACTATGCCGCTAACCGGCTATTTTGGAGATCGTTTTGGTAAAAAGAAAGTGTACATGGTAGGGTTATGTATCTTTATCATAGGCTCTTTATGCGGAGTATTCTCACAAACGCTTGGAATGATTATTTTTTCTCGGGCGATTCAGGGAATGGCCGGCGGTTTAATGATGCCCATTGCTATGGCGCTCATCTTCAATTCCTTTCCGCGTAATGAGCGAGGACTAGCTGTAGGGGTGTATGGAGTAGCCGCGATGGTCGCACCAGCTATCGGACCAACAGTGGGAGGCTTCATTATCCAGTTTTTAGACTGGCCCTGGTTGTTCGCTTTTAATATTCCTTTTGGTTTAATTGGACTTATTTTATCTTCCAAATTTCTTGAACGTACGGAAACAGATCCAACGAAGCGGTTTGATTATATCGGGTTTTTGATCATTACACTGGGAATAGGGTCTATTTTATATGCACTAGGCAGAGGGCGCAGTGTCGATACGTTAGTTGACCCGTTGAATATTGTTCTAGTAACAGGTGGATTGGCAGCCCTTGTTCTATTTGTATTCTATGAGAACCGGCAAGAGGATCCTTTACTTAATCTAACTGTCTTTAAGGTGCCAACATACACAGTGTCAATCTTAGTCACTTCGTCTGCTTCCATTGGATTGTTTTCAGGGATCTTCTTACTTCCCTTACTTATCCAGAATGTGTACGGATTGTCTGAAGTGATGACAGGATTGCTGTTCCTTCCAGCAGCAGTGGCTAGTGGGGTATTTATGTCGATCGGGGGACGTCTTCTTGATAAAAAGGGGCCGAAGTATGTTGTGCCGCCTGGACTTGCCATCATGGCAGCGGCCACCATTGGCCTCGGCATGCTGCAGTTATCTACACCATATTGGTTGATTCTAGCGCTTAATACCATTCGCGGCTTAGGTATGGGGATGGGGAATATGCCTGCCACGACTTCAGGGATGAATGCAATTCCTGAATCACTCGTCGCCCAAGGGTCCGCCATGAATAACATTATTAGACAAATTTCATCTTCTCTTGGTATTGTGTTTTTTTCGATTTATTATGAAGTGAGGCGGGCGCAAATTGCAACGGCCCCTGATATAGATATGCAAGCTGCTACATTACAAACATTGAATGAAGCGTTCCTAGTATCGGCAGGTGTGCTGATTCTTGCGATTCCGTTTTCATTTATCTTAAAAGGAGTTCAGGAAGATAAGCAGTTTAAACGTGCATGA
- the rimI gene encoding ribosomal protein S18-alanine N-acetyltransferase → MVTIRKMLPDDIDEVMAVEQATFAVPWTEETFLNEVNGENPYAHYLIIEKNGAIFGYCGLWLIIDEAHVTNIAIHPDYRGQRYGEKLFRRSFEEAIEMGAIQLSLEVRVSNTAAQHLYRKFGLVPGGIRKKYYTDNGEDALVMWVGLK, encoded by the coding sequence ATGGTAACGATACGAAAGATGCTGCCGGATGATATCGATGAAGTGATGGCGGTGGAACAGGCAACATTTGCTGTTCCTTGGACGGAGGAAACTTTTCTAAATGAGGTAAATGGTGAGAACCCTTATGCTCACTATCTTATAATTGAAAAAAATGGGGCGATTTTTGGTTACTGTGGATTATGGTTAATCATTGATGAAGCACATGTGACAAATATCGCGATACATCCAGATTATCGAGGACAGAGGTATGGAGAGAAGCTATTTCGACGGTCATTTGAAGAGGCGATTGAGATGGGAGCCATTCAGTTGAGCCTAGAAGTCCGTGTGTCGAATACGGCAGCCCAGCATTTGTACCGTAAGTTTGGACTGGTTCCTGGAGGTATTCGCAAAAAATATTATACAGATAATGGTGAGGATGCATTAGTGATGTGGGTGGGATTAAAATGA